One Methanofastidiosum sp. DNA segment encodes these proteins:
- a CDS encoding 30S ribosomal protein S8, with protein MKIDPLADALSNIYNYENARKPDCVIPASKLMGNVLRIMQKWGYIGAFEFIDDGKNGLFKVELMGAINKCGVIKPRTPAKNHEIENWEMRYLPAKEFGILIMSTPNGVMSHKKAREQNIGGILLAYVY; from the coding sequence ATGAAAATAGATCCTTTGGCCGACGCACTTTCAAATATTTATAATTATGAAAATGCTAGAAAGCCCGATTGTGTTATCCCGGCATCAAAACTTATGGGAAATGTCCTAAGAATTATGCAGAAATGGGGATACATAGGAGCGTTTGAATTTATAGACGATGGTAAGAATGGCCTGTTTAAAGTTGAATTAATGGGGGCCATAAACAAGTGCGGAGTTATCAAACCAAGAACCCCCGCAAAGAATCATGAAATTGAAAATTGGGAAATGAGATACCTTCCTGCAAAGGAGTTTGGGATATTGATTATGTCAACACCAAACGGGGTAATGTCCCATAAGAAGGCCAGAGAGCAAAATATTGGAGGCATTCTTTTAGCTTACGTTTACTAG
- a CDS encoding 50S ribosomal protein L19e — translation MDLSVQKRLAAQLLKCGEGRVWIDGNSASEISMAITREDVRKLIDSGKIKKKQEAGISRHRARERHVKRKKGRMSGFGSRKGKATARYPKKRKWINTIRPLRRTLNDLRENKNIDKVSYRKLYRMAKGGAFRSVSYMNTYIKEHGLMSEKRKR, via the coding sequence ATGGATCTAAGTGTACAGAAAAGACTTGCAGCACAATTATTAAAATGCGGCGAAGGCAGAGTTTGGATTGATGGTAACAGCGCATCAGAAATTTCTATGGCAATTACAAGAGAAGATGTAAGAAAATTGATTGATAGCGGCAAAATCAAAAAGAAGCAGGAAGCAGGCATATCAAGGCACAGAGCAAGAGAGAGACACGTTAAGAGAAAGAAAGGAAGAATGAGTGGATTTGGATCTAGAAAAGGAAAAGCCACTGCAAGATATCCTAAGAAGAGAAAATGGATTAATACAATTAGACCATTAAGAAGAACTTTGAATGACTTGAGAGAAAATAAGAACATCGATAAAGTATCTTACAGAAAACTTTATAGGATGGCTAAAGGTGGAGCATTTAGAAGTGTTTCTTACATGAATACTTACATAAAAGAACACGGCCTTATGTCCGAAAAGAGGAAGAGGTGA
- a CDS encoding 50S ribosomal protein L5: MEEILKNWENPMRKPYLSKVTVNIGVGESGEKLEKARALLEFLTGQAPIRNNARQTNKDFAIRKSEPIAVSVTLRREKANKFLMRTLEAVEFNLKERSFDNHGNFSFGIKEHIDLPDVQYDPDVGIFGMDVCVNLQKRGYRVKERRIKKSHVPRKHQLTKEEGVLFAKQEFGVNII; this comes from the coding sequence ATGGAAGAGATACTAAAAAATTGGGAAAATCCTATGAGAAAACCTTACCTCTCAAAAGTAACTGTAAACATTGGGGTAGGAGAATCAGGAGAAAAACTAGAAAAAGCTAGGGCACTTCTTGAATTCCTTACTGGTCAGGCACCTATTAGAAATAATGCTAGGCAGACCAATAAAGACTTTGCAATTAGGAAAAGTGAACCTATTGCAGTTTCTGTTACTCTTAGAAGAGAAAAAGCAAATAAATTCCTTATGAGAACTCTTGAAGCTGTTGAGTTTAATTTAAAGGAAAGAAGTTTTGATAATCATGGTAATTTCTCTTTTGGTATAAAAGAACACATTGATCTACCCGACGTTCAATATGATCCTGATGTCGGAATCTTTGGAATGGATGTTTGTGTTAATCTCCAAAAGAGAGGATATAGGGTAAAAGAGAGAAGAATTAAAAAGAGCCACGTACCCAGAAAGCATCAGTTAACTAAAGAAGAAGGGGTACTGTTTGCCAAACAGGAGTTTGGGGTGAACATTATATGA
- a CDS encoding 30S ribosomal protein S17, whose translation MIGIGVKEPKKSCNNEKCPFHGTLPVRGKLMEGKIVSDKMNKTVVVKKEYMTKLDKYERFEKRSTKVSAHIPDCINAKTGDNVKIMECRPLSKTKKFVVVEVI comes from the coding sequence ATGATAGGCATCGGTGTTAAAGAACCTAAAAAAAGTTGTAATAATGAAAAATGTCCATTTCACGGAACTTTACCTGTCAGAGGCAAATTAATGGAAGGGAAAATTGTAAGCGATAAAATGAATAAAACCGTAGTTGTTAAGAAAGAGTATATGACGAAACTTGACAAATATGAAAGATTTGAAAAGAGGAGTACAAAAGTTTCAGCACATATTCCTGACTGTATAAATGCCAAAACAGGCGATAATGTGAAGATAATGGAATGCAGACCATTAAGTAAAACTAAAAAGTTTGTTGTAGTTGAGGTGATCTGA
- a CDS encoding 50S ribosomal protein L14: MMAKGAGATRGRSTVRPGRFHTTKTKLVCADNTGAKELEIVAVINYKGTSRRYPKAGVGDMVMVSVKKGRPDVKKKVLPAVIVRQRKEYKRIDGTRIKFEDNAAVITGEDGVPKGSEVRGPVAKEAVEKWVRIANVASIIV; encoded by the coding sequence CTGATGGCTAAAGGTGCAGGAGCAACTCGTGGAAGATCAACTGTAAGGCCTGGCAGATTTCATACAACAAAAACAAAATTAGTTTGTGCCGATAATACCGGTGCAAAAGAACTTGAAATTGTAGCTGTAATTAATTACAAAGGTACCTCTAGAAGATACCCAAAGGCCGGCGTAGGTGATATGGTAATGGTTTCCGTTAAAAAAGGTAGACCTGATGTCAAAAAGAAAGTATTGCCTGCAGTAATTGTAAGACAAAGAAAAGAATACAAGAGGATAGATGGTACTAGAATTAAATTTGAAGATAATGCAGCCGTAATTACTGGTGAAGACGGCGTTCCGAAAGGCTCTGAGGTAAGGGGCCCAGTTGCAAAGGAAGCAGTTGAAAAATGGGTAAGAATTGCTAACGTTGCAAGTATCATAGTATAG
- a CDS encoding DUF106 domain-containing protein: MSLYDAILNPIYRALDVAFGWLFAYGSMYAILVVAIVIGTTLTLVQYLLVDQKELKSMREETTAFQKEMLAAQKANDKNRIKKLQKKKGRIDEMQRKLMSMSFKPLYITMIPIFIFFSWLRQSPAADIVDPVVVKLPFDTLLVQLFHRSSPAGLQTGDWLGWLGWYIFSSSVVSNILRKIMGMA, from the coding sequence ATGAGTTTATATGATGCTATATTAAATCCCATATATAGGGCACTGGACGTAGCATTTGGATGGCTATTTGCATACGGGTCGATGTATGCTATTTTAGTGGTAGCTATTGTAATAGGAACTACACTTACACTCGTTCAGTACCTTCTAGTAGATCAAAAGGAACTCAAATCAATGAGGGAAGAAACTACTGCATTTCAGAAAGAAATGCTTGCTGCACAGAAGGCAAATGATAAGAATAGAATAAAAAAGCTTCAGAAAAAGAAAGGCAGAATAGATGAAATGCAAAGAAAGCTAATGTCAATGTCATTTAAACCCTTGTATATAACTATGATACCAATATTTATCTTCTTTTCATGGCTTAGGCAGTCCCCTGCAGCAGATATTGTAGATCCAGTAGTTGTTAAACTACCTTTTGACACACTTCTTGTTCAATTGTTTCACAGAAGTAGTCCCGCTGGATTACAAACTGGTGATTGGCTAGGATGGCTTGGATGGTATATATTTTCAAGTTCAGTAGTATCAAATATACTTAGAAAAATAATGGGAATGGCTTAG
- a CDS encoding 50S ribosomal protein L18 has protein sequence MSTGPRSRVPFKRRRDGKTNYKRRLALVKSGKNRVVIRKSLNNIIVQIVSSTFEGDKTLVTAFSKELREMGWTFHCGNTPAAYLTGYLCGKRASKIADEFILDIGLQRSIKGGRSYAALKGFIDAGCSVNVDESIFPPEERLKGGDISSYYEGLDGSLKEKIFSNYLKNKTDPSKMPGTFEEVKSKLDKL, from the coding sequence ATGTCAACAGGACCAAGATCAAGAGTACCTTTCAAAAGAAGAAGAGACGGTAAGACTAACTATAAGAGAAGATTAGCCTTAGTTAAATCTGGAAAGAATAGGGTCGTAATAAGAAAATCACTAAATAATATAATAGTCCAAATTGTAAGTTCTACCTTTGAAGGTGATAAAACCCTTGTAACTGCCTTTTCAAAGGAATTAAGGGAGATGGGTTGGACCTTCCATTGTGGCAATACCCCAGCGGCCTACCTAACAGGATACCTTTGTGGTAAAAGGGCTTCTAAAATAGCTGATGAATTCATACTTGATATAGGTCTTCAAAGGTCTATAAAAGGAGGAAGGAGTTACGCTGCTTTAAAGGGATTTATCGATGCAGGGTGTAGCGTTAATGTGGACGAGAGTATTTTCCCCCCAGAGGAGAGATTAAAGGGAGGGGACATATCTTCATATTATGAAGGTCTCGACGGATCTTTAAAGGAAAAAATATTCTCAAATTATTTAAAAAATAAAACAGACCCTTCAAAAATGCCAGGGACTTTTGAAGAGGTTAAATCTAAATTAGACAAGCTATGA
- the rpmC gene encoding 50S ribosomal protein L29, with the protein MAIYKVDDIRDLSVEEIEGNIDELKSELSKERSLLATGSAPENPGRIRELRRTIARLKTIKAEKEKQNE; encoded by the coding sequence ATGGCAATATATAAAGTAGACGATATAAGGGACCTTTCAGTTGAAGAAATTGAAGGCAACATAGACGAACTAAAAAGTGAATTATCAAAGGAAAGGTCTTTACTTGCTACAGGCAGCGCACCTGAAAATCCAGGGAGGATAAGGGAGCTTAGAAGAACTATAGCAAGATTAAAAACAATAAAGGCTGAAAAGGAGAAACAAAATGAGTGA
- a CDS encoding 50S ribosomal protein L24, whose amino-acid sequence MKKYSEKPSKQRKRHFNAPLHKKHSLMSSHLAVSLRGKINARSLPLRKGDKVRVMRGDFKDHEGEITRVDLKGIRVYVDGAVVEKADGTRIEYPIHPSNLEIIDVDRKDEMRDKAIERKGE is encoded by the coding sequence ATGAAAAAATACTCAGAAAAACCATCAAAGCAGAGAAAAAGGCACTTTAATGCGCCACTACATAAAAAACATAGCTTAATGTCTTCTCACCTAGCTGTAAGTCTTAGAGGTAAGATAAATGCAAGGTCACTACCCTTAAGAAAAGGCGATAAGGTCAGGGTAATGAGGGGAGATTTCAAAGATCACGAAGGAGAAATAACAAGAGTTGACCTCAAAGGAATCAGAGTATACGTAGATGGTGCAGTAGTCGAGAAGGCAGATGGGACAAGAATTGAGTATCCTATACACCCTTCAAATTTAGAGATTATTGATGTTGATAGAAAAGATGAAATGAGAGATAAAGCTATTGAGAGAAAAGGAGAATAA
- a CDS encoding 30S ribosomal protein S3, protein MAIERKFIEESVSNLTIDEFLGDSLRRAGYAGMDIKRNPLGTRVTVFVQKPGIVIGKRGRAIKDLTDQLEKSPFNLENPQIEVQQIENPDLNAEVMAFQLASAIERGEHYRRAAYNYLRRIMKSGAKGAEIKISGKLSGERARSMRFAEGYLKKCGDPAIEHVRVGYSPAKKKLGIIGVVVKIMPQDISLPDEIKFKS, encoded by the coding sequence ATGGCCATTGAGAGGAAGTTTATAGAAGAGAGTGTTTCAAATTTAACGATTGATGAATTCCTTGGGGATTCATTGAGAAGGGCTGGATATGCAGGTATGGACATAAAAAGAAACCCTCTTGGAACTAGAGTTACAGTTTTCGTTCAGAAACCTGGAATCGTTATTGGAAAAAGAGGAAGGGCCATTAAGGATCTAACAGATCAGCTTGAAAAATCTCCATTTAATTTAGAAAATCCTCAGATAGAAGTTCAGCAAATTGAAAATCCTGACCTTAATGCAGAGGTAATGGCATTTCAACTTGCAAGTGCTATTGAGAGAGGGGAACATTACAGAAGAGCAGCTTACAATTACCTTAGAAGAATAATGAAGTCTGGGGCAAAGGGCGCTGAAATTAAGATATCTGGAAAACTCAGCGGTGAAAGAGCCCGTTCAATGAGATTTGCAGAAGGATATTTAAAAAAATGTGGAGACCCAGCTATTGAGCATGTAAGAGTTGGATATTCACCTGCAAAGAAGAAACTAGGTATAATTGGTGTAGTAGTAAAAATAATGCCTCAGGACATATCATTGCCCGATGAAATAAAGTTTAAGTCATAG
- the yciH gene encoding stress response translation initiation inhibitor YciH translates to MSEICAVCGLPKDLCVCEEIAREEQQIRIFTEKRRFGKLMTVVEGIDSSNIDIKDLCTTLKTKCACGGTSKDGKIELQGDHKNKVKKILIDLGFSKNMIVVS, encoded by the coding sequence ATGAGTGAGATTTGTGCAGTTTGTGGACTTCCCAAAGATCTTTGTGTTTGTGAGGAGATAGCAAGGGAAGAACAACAAATACGCATTTTCACCGAAAAAAGAAGATTTGGAAAACTTATGACGGTGGTTGAAGGGATCGATTCATCAAATATTGACATCAAGGATTTGTGTACAACCCTAAAAACAAAATGTGCATGCGGTGGAACCTCAAAAGACGGAAAGATTGAACTTCAAGGGGATCACAAGAATAAGGTTAAAAAAATACTGATTGACCTTGGATTTAGTAAGAACATGATTGTAGTTTCATGA
- a CDS encoding 50S ribosomal protein L6, translating into MVQHVEWLIDIPESVKVMIEGARVTVEGPKGKLERDFHLKNLKMEKLEEDKIVRVSMPHAYKKEKAMIGTISSHLKNMIKGVSEGFEYKMKIIYAHFPMNVKLDGKQLVISNFLGEKSPRRANIFGNVAVKVSGEFVTINGINIEEVGQTAANIELATRVRKRDPRVFQDGIYLFERDGAPI; encoded by the coding sequence ATGGTGCAACATGTCGAGTGGTTGATTGATATACCAGAATCTGTAAAAGTTATGATAGAAGGGGCAAGAGTAACTGTAGAAGGCCCAAAAGGTAAATTAGAAAGAGATTTTCACTTAAAGAACCTTAAGATGGAAAAGCTAGAAGAAGATAAAATTGTTAGAGTATCAATGCCCCATGCATACAAAAAAGAAAAAGCTATGATAGGTACCATCAGTTCACATCTAAAAAATATGATAAAGGGCGTCTCAGAAGGATTTGAGTATAAAATGAAAATAATATATGCACATTTCCCAATGAACGTTAAATTAGATGGCAAGCAGCTTGTGATTTCTAATTTCCTTGGGGAAAAGAGTCCAAGAAGGGCTAATATTTTTGGTAATGTAGCCGTTAAAGTATCTGGCGAATTTGTTACTATAAATGGTATTAACATAGAAGAAGTTGGCCAAACTGCAGCCAATATAGAACTTGCTACTAGGGTTAGAAAGAGAGACCCAAGGGTATTCCAAGATGGTATATATTTATTTGAAAGGGACGGAGCCCCAATATAG
- a CDS encoding 50S ribosomal protein L30, whose product MNRLAVVRVRGRVDVRKDVQDTLKMLNLTKANHCVIIDDRESFAGMLQKVKDYVTYGPIDSDTLAKLIIKWGRLEGDVRVTEEYVKEKTGKDIESFCKEYLEFKAELSDLNIKKVFRLHPPHKGYEATKKPYTLGGTLGPRDVEINGLIQKMI is encoded by the coding sequence ATGAACAGACTAGCCGTTGTAAGAGTAAGAGGAAGGGTGGATGTAAGAAAAGATGTACAAGACACTCTTAAAATGCTTAATTTAACTAAAGCAAATCACTGCGTTATAATTGATGATAGGGAATCCTTTGCAGGAATGCTTCAAAAAGTTAAAGATTATGTTACGTACGGGCCGATTGACTCTGATACTTTAGCCAAACTCATAATTAAGTGGGGTAGACTAGAAGGAGACGTTCGAGTAACTGAGGAATATGTAAAGGAAAAAACAGGTAAAGACATAGAATCGTTCTGTAAAGAATATTTGGAATTTAAAGCTGAACTTTCTGACCTTAACATAAAAAAGGTATTTAGGCTTCACCCACCCCATAAAGGGTATGAGGCAACTAAAAAACCTTATACATTGGGCGGAACTCTAGGTCCAAGGGATGTTGAAATCAACGGCCTTATTCAAAAAATGATTTAG
- a CDS encoding 30S ribosomal protein S5, whose translation MGNRWVPKTKLGRMVANGEITDISQILNKGLRIMEPEIVDVLLPEVTDQNNQEVLNINMVQRMTDSGRKVRFSVMVVIGNRNGYVGIGKAKAKEVGPAIRKAINNAKLNVIQVKRGCGSWECKCGTAHTVPFRVTGKASSVTVTLIPAPNGLGLAVGGVGKKILGLAGIKDVWSKTDGQTQTTVNFANAVMDALYQTNTMSAQERDIKVIGIVTGNTN comes from the coding sequence ATGGGAAATAGATGGGTCCCCAAGACAAAACTTGGCAGAATGGTTGCAAATGGAGAGATTACCGATATATCACAAATATTAAATAAGGGACTCAGAATAATGGAGCCTGAGATTGTAGATGTATTACTACCTGAAGTGACTGATCAGAACAATCAGGAAGTCTTGAATATAAACATGGTCCAGAGAATGACTGACTCTGGAAGAAAAGTTAGATTTTCAGTGATGGTTGTTATTGGTAACAGAAATGGTTACGTTGGAATAGGGAAGGCCAAAGCAAAGGAAGTCGGGCCTGCAATTAGAAAAGCAATCAACAATGCCAAACTAAACGTTATCCAAGTTAAGAGGGGATGTGGCAGTTGGGAGTGTAAATGCGGCACAGCACATACAGTTCCATTTAGAGTAACAGGTAAGGCAAGTAGTGTCACTGTAACTTTAATACCCGCTCCAAACGGTTTAGGACTTGCAGTAGGGGGAGTTGGAAAGAAAATCTTAGGACTTGCAGGAATTAAAGATGTGTGGTCAAAAACAGATGGCCAGACACAGACAACAGTTAACTTTGCAAATGCAGTAATGGACGCGCTTTACCAAACAAATACAATGAGTGCTCAGGAGAGAGATATTAAGGTCATAGGTATTGTCACAGGAAATACTAATTAG
- a CDS encoding 50S ribosomal protein L32e — translation MSSRLLRVRKKLNSKRPKFLRSETWKHKSFKNDPKWRKPKGKDNKMRMKRSGKQPLVSVGYRGPKEVRGTHASGLKEVMISNPGQIEGLENVIVRINASVGNKKKIEIVKKAVMSNLKIANPSLVYVKVSSVEEFDAIEPIKNHIQKLIVPLSLESDTRSDIVRKAEDAGLTVEE, via the coding sequence ATGAGTTCACGATTATTAAGAGTGAGAAAAAAGCTTAATAGCAAGAGGCCAAAATTTCTGAGATCTGAAACATGGAAACATAAGTCCTTTAAGAACGATCCTAAATGGAGAAAACCTAAAGGTAAAGATAACAAGATGAGGATGAAAAGAAGTGGGAAACAACCACTAGTTTCAGTTGGCTACAGGGGCCCTAAAGAAGTTAGAGGCACACACGCATCTGGCTTGAAAGAGGTCATGATTTCAAATCCCGGGCAAATTGAAGGATTGGAAAATGTTATAGTCAGAATCAATGCATCAGTTGGAAACAAAAAGAAGATTGAAATAGTCAAAAAGGCAGTTATGTCTAACCTCAAAATAGCAAATCCCTCATTGGTATATGTAAAAGTTTCTTCAGTTGAAGAATTTGATGCTATTGAACCTATTAAGAATCATATTCAAAAATTGATAGTCCCGCTTAGCCTTGAAAGCGACACAAGGTCGGATATAGTTAGAAAGGCCGAAGATGCCGGCTTAACGGTGGAGGAGTGA
- a CDS encoding 50S ribosomal protein L34e, whose protein sequence is MPRPMYRSRSLKRKNVRTPSGKVVTHYREKRTGTPHCAECGAILGGVPRGLRSYEMRRLPKTKKRPERKFGGVLCPCCTSDLIKKEVRGQI, encoded by the coding sequence ATGCCGAGACCGATGTATAGATCAAGATCTTTAAAGAGAAAAAATGTAAGAACACCTTCTGGAAAAGTAGTAACACATTACAGAGAAAAGAGAACAGGTACACCTCATTGTGCCGAGTGTGGAGCTATTCTTGGTGGAGTGCCACGAGGTTTGAGATCTTACGAAATGAGAAGATTACCAAAAACTAAAAAGAGACCAGAAAGAAAATTTGGAGGCGTTCTCTGCCCTTGTTGCACAAGCGACCTAATTAAAAAGGAAGTAAGAGGACAAATCTAA
- the secY gene encoding preprotein translocase subunit SecY — MSAAVEGLQQSIFRFLPEVTLPKKRINLKKRLIWSGLMLFIYFILAEIPIYGVTGSQIDYFAGLRAIMAGENGSILTLGIGPVVTAGIIMQLLAGSEIIKFDLSSPKGKASFQGTQKILAIFLCFFEAAIWILGGAFGRPDSSFLLGFMILQLAIGGLLVLMMDEVVTKWGFGSGISLFIAANVSQRILWEAFSFAKSPINPDEFIGAIPAFVKSFIDGQPVWVRGGLLPDITQVFFTLLVFLIVVYAEGMRLEIPLSYGKFRGARGRYPIKFLYASNIPVILAAALFANVQLFARVLTSRGINWLGTFNEFGGAKSGLIYYLTPPHSLEVLINEPLRAIIYLVIFIALCAMFAVLWIDLTGMGPKEVAKKLQGSGMQIPGFRRDIRILEKVLDRYIPPITLMGGIFVGLLAAFADFTGALGTGTGILLTVGIVYRMYEELAKEQMGEMMPAFRQFLG; from the coding sequence ATGAGTGCAGCCGTTGAAGGACTTCAGCAAAGTATATTTAGATTTTTGCCAGAAGTAACATTACCAAAAAAGCGTATCAATCTAAAGAAGAGATTAATTTGGAGTGGATTGATGTTATTCATCTATTTCATATTGGCAGAAATACCTATATATGGGGTAACAGGAAGCCAGATTGATTACTTTGCTGGTCTTAGGGCTATCATGGCTGGAGAAAATGGGTCAATTTTAACATTAGGTATAGGGCCAGTTGTTACTGCAGGAATTATAATGCAGTTACTCGCAGGTTCTGAAATTATAAAATTTGATCTTTCTTCCCCTAAGGGAAAAGCATCCTTCCAAGGCACTCAAAAAATATTAGCAATTTTCCTATGCTTTTTTGAAGCGGCAATATGGATATTGGGTGGTGCATTTGGTAGACCTGATAGTTCATTTTTGTTAGGCTTCATGATTTTACAGCTTGCCATCGGCGGGCTTTTAGTATTAATGATGGACGAAGTTGTTACAAAGTGGGGATTCGGTTCCGGTATTTCTTTATTTATCGCAGCAAATGTTTCTCAGAGGATATTATGGGAAGCCTTTAGTTTTGCCAAGTCACCGATTAATCCTGATGAATTTATTGGGGCTATCCCTGCATTTGTAAAATCATTTATAGATGGGCAACCTGTCTGGGTTAGGGGAGGTTTACTCCCAGATATTACGCAGGTATTCTTTACTTTATTAGTATTCTTAATTGTAGTCTATGCCGAAGGAATGAGATTGGAGATACCACTATCATATGGTAAATTCAGAGGGGCAAGAGGAAGATATCCCATCAAGTTCTTATATGCTTCAAATATCCCAGTCATTTTAGCAGCAGCATTATTCGCAAATGTTCAGTTATTTGCTAGAGTCTTAACTAGTAGAGGAATAAATTGGCTTGGAACGTTTAATGAATTTGGGGGTGCAAAAAGTGGCCTTATTTATTACTTAACTCCTCCTCATAGTCTTGAAGTATTAATCAATGAACCTTTAAGAGCAATAATATATTTAGTTATATTTATAGCCCTTTGTGCCATGTTTGCAGTCCTTTGGATTGATTTAACTGGTATGGGCCCAAAAGAAGTTGCCAAAAAACTTCAAGGTTCAGGAATGCAAATACCTGGATTTAGAAGGGATATTAGAATATTAGAAAAAGTTCTTGACAGGTATATTCCTCCAATTACTCTAATGGGAGGTATATTTGTCGGACTTCTTGCAGCATTTGCCGATTTCACTGGGGCCCTTGGTACTGGTACAGGAATACTTTTAACAGTGGGTATTGTTTATAGAATGTACGAGGAATTAGCAAAAGAGCAAATGGGTGAAATGATGCCTGCATTCAGGCAATTTTTAGGTTAG
- a CDS encoding 30S ribosomal protein S14 produces MNKKFGVGSRTCRRCGTHRAVIRRYNLMVCRRCFREVARKIGFKKYH; encoded by the coding sequence ATGAATAAGAAGTTTGGAGTAGGCTCAAGAACGTGCAGACGCTGTGGCACACACCGTGCAGTTATTCGTAGGTATAATCTCATGGTCTGCAGGCGCTGCTTTAGAGAAGTAGCCAGAAAAATTGGCTTCAAAAAATATCATTAG
- a CDS encoding 30S ribosomal protein S4e produces MGRKGQRRSLKRLFAPKNWRIERKVKEWTVKPIPGPHSKEVSIPITILLRDYLGHATNRKEVNFILNNGDVLVNGRPIKDSSFPVGLMDVIEIPKTKEYFRVLFDKKGSVNLLKIDESEKNTKLFKLINKTMIRGNKLQLNLHDGTNVLSEEGYPTSSTLVMKVPEMKVVDSLEFKEGYIGLVIKGKNVSKIGKISKITEFGIYKDAVLLESGNDKFQTLKDYVLVVGKDSPIIKIE; encoded by the coding sequence GTGGGGAGAAAAGGACAGAGAAGATCATTAAAAAGATTGTTTGCTCCAAAAAATTGGAGAATTGAGAGAAAAGTCAAAGAATGGACCGTAAAACCTATTCCCGGGCCCCATTCTAAAGAAGTGTCTATTCCAATTACAATCTTACTTAGGGATTATCTTGGACATGCTACAAATAGGAAAGAAGTAAACTTTATCCTAAATAATGGAGATGTTCTTGTAAATGGAAGACCAATAAAAGATTCCAGTTTCCCTGTAGGACTTATGGACGTTATAGAAATTCCTAAAACAAAGGAATATTTCCGAGTATTATTTGATAAGAAAGGTTCTGTAAATCTTCTTAAAATTGATGAATCTGAAAAGAACACTAAACTCTTCAAATTGATCAATAAGACAATGATTAGAGGAAATAAACTTCAATTGAATCTTCACGACGGAACAAATGTATTATCTGAAGAAGGATATCCAACATCTTCAACACTAGTCATGAAAGTACCGGAAATGAAAGTTGTAGATTCACTTGAATTTAAAGAAGGTTACATTGGACTAGTTATTAAGGGTAAAAACGTTTCAAAGATAGGTAAGATTTCAAAAATCACTGAATTTGGAATATACAAAGATGCAGTATTATTAGAATCAGGAAATGACAAGTTCCAGACATTGAAAGACTATGTGCTTGTCGTTGGAAAAGATTCTCCCATAATTAAAATTGAGTGA
- a CDS encoding 50S ribosomal protein L15: protein MIRVKKKSTKMRGSRTCGGGCSKKRRGGGHRGGRGLAGSGKKKKTKWTRTIITMPGHIGSYGFSRDSYLRKDTSFINVGAIEEQIESLMDKNVAEKKEGKIYVDVSKLGVKKVCGKGNVKGTYVITANEFSKKAEEKILSAGGEAVIAGDN from the coding sequence ATGATCAGAGTAAAAAAGAAGAGTACAAAAATGAGAGGATCAAGGACATGTGGCGGTGGCTGCTCTAAGAAAAGAAGAGGGGGCGGTCACAGGGGTGGAAGAGGACTTGCTGGTAGCGGTAAGAAAAAGAAGACAAAATGGACAAGAACAATTATCACAATGCCTGGTCACATAGGATCCTATGGATTTTCTAGAGATTCATACTTGAGAAAAGATACTTCCTTTATCAATGTCGGGGCTATTGAAGAACAGATTGAATCTTTAATGGATAAGAACGTTGCTGAAAAGAAGGAAGGAAAGATATATGTTGATGTTTCAAAATTAGGCGTTAAAAAAGTATGCGGAAAAGGTAACGTCAAGGGAACATATGTTATCACAGCAAATGAATTCTCTAAAAAAGCAGAAGAAAAAATATTATCAGCTGGCGGAGAAGCTGTAATTGCAGGTGACAATTAA